Within Carassius gibelio isolate Cgi1373 ecotype wild population from Czech Republic chromosome A16, carGib1.2-hapl.c, whole genome shotgun sequence, the genomic segment GAGTTTCGTGGTGTTCAGTATTGTTCCCCGGTGTGGGTGATGACGCTGGGCTGCTGTCTGTCCATCTCCTCCATGATCATGGTGCCGCTCTACACCTTCTACAAGTTCTGCTCTCTGCCCGGAAGCTTCTGTGATCTGAGTATTTCATATTCAACAATATGCAAACACTTTATCAAGATGAATCAagtcacatttgtgtgtgtgtgtgtgtgtgtgtgtgtgtgtgtgaaagaaagtgtgtgacagagtgtgtaagtgtgtgtgtgtgtgtttgtttctaaaaaaaaaaaaagcatttgtagcAGGGTAAGGTATTAGCCCAGATATGATTGGTTGATGTCATTCCAGCCTGGGAACCTATCAGTGTTCCTACTCCTTCATCATTGGTTAAAATGGTTTAAATCCAATGAACCTATCAGTGTTGGGATTGATCCTATTAAAAGGGGAATGGTTTGATTTACTCAAGATGCATCACCCTTGGTACTAGATCATTGTGGAAAGTCATGGACCAAGGATAGGGTTTGTTGCATCTCCCTGTTGGTGTCGCAAGTAGGCCTTTTTCAGGTGTAACTACACTTCCAGGGGTTTCCAGTACCTTGGTTCAAGACAAATGTACATCAGTATGACTGCACTGTTGCTTTGGTTTTAGTGTTTGTGTAACCATTTAACTGTTGTGATATAAATGTCTTAGTTTATACCAGTTAATTATGTGATTTATGAGTAGGAACTTTTAAAGTGGGGGTTTTATACTTTCAGTGTGTCCACTTGGGTTAGTGTGGTGTTTGGCCAATTGTATTCCTCTCACAATTGAGTGGTTTGTGGTATGATGTGAGGTGATAATCCAAAAGGCCCCTGCTggtcattttttttctcctcctggTCATTTTTTGTAACTGGTAGACTTGTGTATTAGGCATGTTTTATATTGTATCCAAAAACAATGTTTAAACCATTacagttgtgtgtgtatataaataaattgcaaataTATTATACTATGTGTCTCTATGCTCACCCTGGCTGTTGGCCACGAACATGTGTGCCCTTTCGTAGGGCTGTTATGTCCCGGTATATTCCGGGTGGCGTAGTCAATGTATATCCACTTTTGGTGGGTTCGCTCCCCTACCTGACCACTTCTTGccacacattaataataataaaaagatgaaCTATTAATCAGTTTAACATGCATTCAGTACTGCTGAACTTGACCGAATCATGTTGAACTGTGTAAGTTCGTTCTCCAGTCCATCTTTATAGTTAGATATAGTGCGCTCCCTTGTGGCCAGTGATGATACTGCAGTGTTCTGTTCCATAACTTACTAAGGATTAAAGTACAGTATGTTCTCACTTAGGCAATACAGAAaaagaacttcacattttgattcgtctgaccggCGATAACTTTATCTTAACTCATTtccaaaatatctaaaataatttcggtttattttatttatttataggtttttatCTGGCCACATAGCATTGCCAGCATTAGTCTGGCAATATCAAAAAAGGCAGTGGCTAATTACACTAAGAGCCAATAGCTATAGATGTTGAAATAGCatgattttctgctatttataatacatattgcAAATAGTGGTTATCTGTGTCTCAGTTTTgtagtacattaaaaaaaacagtatgcaataattaaacagtgtaaattttcattttaattaacattattaaatggatgccaccttattgggataataaagccctccctacccAATACTTtgttttcaactttttgattattgaCTTCATTTTCATTGGAAATAAATGCTTGAAATAAATgtgatttgaaaagggagaaaaaagttgTCCAAAaggtggattcaaacccgggtcgaTCCCCTCACAATCTGTATGACACACACTTTATCTTCTGCAGCACTAGAGACGATCAGTGATGGGGTAAGAGAGTCCAGGGACAGGGTACTGCTGACCAGCTATGACATTCGGTAAGGGGAAGAAAAGATATTACTAGTCACAAACATTATCAACGCTATCAAAGCACTGTCTAACACTAGTGCAGAGATCTGTAGAACAAGTATAGTATAGTAGTATAGTAGTTCAACGTTCACAAACATGCTATACACATTCACAAGAGCACTAGACAAACTTATCAGCTATATAAcggttataaataaaaacaataatggcAATATGTACGGTTGCATGAATAATGAACAACTGATACAATTATCCACCccataaatataataaagtattaacaaactttgatgTAATAAATAggatatgatttaaaaatgagcacATCGCTCCAAAAACATTTCTGTCTTGAGTGTTAGTGTttataattagttgtatttataggggttattatacCACAATTCTACAATAAAGGAGTTATTATAGAAACCCCCTGGACCTCAGTCATTTTCAAAGCCAGCTACggccatatatgtgtgtgtatatatatatcataaatatacggTCAtggttggggacacttcatttacagtgatatcattgccttgattgcaaatgattgcacagacactatttaaactgaactgatctggatgatgacatcactgaattcaatgatgaactgacttttgGCTTTATTGactaaaggtgacttgacttgttttatatatatatatacaagtcaagtcagctttatttatatGGCACTTTTAACAATACTATACCTGTTCTTCATAGGGAAATGCTGTGTGTAGAGATGCACTTATTAACCCAAATCTCCAAGGCTGCTTTCCCTCGACACTCATCTTGCAAATAGTCAAGGCATTTAACAGACAGTTGTTATGCGAACCaccaaacaaacatgttttttgttCCAAGGTTTGAGCATGAGATGGGCTGTACCTGCACACGGACTCCTTGGTGTCCAATTAGACTGAATCAGACTCAGGTTTACTCTACAGGGTGATGGAGGCATCCTCGTCCAGCAGAAGTCTTACATTCATGTCTCAGAGTAAAGTCTGCTGGAGCAACAAAAAGGCTATTTCTGATGGTAGATACTGCAGAATCACATACTGAAAAATACTCAGCACGGCATGCCTAGTCATATCTAGACTTGTTCTTACGAGTAATTAACCAAAGTAGTTCTAGCATCTATGATATATTCCTAGTATCAacttaacaaacaaaaaaaggtctGAATTCTGGGTTTATGTCTTGCAATTCTGCCTTTTCTATTTTCTGAACTGCaagaaacaaactgaaatattgtgagaaaaaaagataATTGAGAGATAAAGTAAGTTGCAgataccttattattattatttctttctttgaaaAGGAATGGGCTTCAATATGACTAAGTATATGCTACtatcaaataaagttattgtctagGTTGTAAAACTTGTGAACTAGTGCTTTACTTGATTCAGCCCAAATGAGAGCTGTGTCTCAGTCTGTAGTGTGATGCTAGATGAGTCTCTGGAGAAGTGTCTCTATAGAAACACACCCGAGTCCCGTGATCACCGCTCAGGCGTCCATCGTGATCAGGAGACCGGATGATCTGTTGATGAAGCTCGTGTGTCTGCGGTCTGGAGCCTGACTGCTCTCGCGCTCTTCCGTGGCCATGAGTGCGGAGAAGCCCAACTTCCTGTCTCAACCTGAGGTGAAAAACATCTATTTCTATCGGAACGGGGATCGCTATTACGAGCCCAGGCGCTTGGTGATTAACTCGAAGCGGGTTTCGACCTTCGACACGCTGCTGCGGGAGGTGACCGGCGGCGTGAGGGCTCCGTTCGGCGCGGTCCGGAGCATCTACACGCCCAAAGCCGGACACCGGGTCCAGTCCCTGGAGCACCTGCGCAGCGGAGAGCAGTACGTGGCCGCTGGACGAGAGAGCTTCAAGAAGATCGAGTAAGACACTTCTGCCACCTGTCAAACGGTTACACCCTTATTCTCCTTATTTTATAATGATAGACAACTTTATTTCTAAAGTTTATTAGActtaaaatgttagttttatgAAGAAGTTGATGTACAGGAAATATGTATCTATTAGTCTGCATTAGAActgatttaacatatttaaagaaatagttcaccccaaaaataaaaattagttgaTAATACTCTCACCCTCAggatcatctgagatcaggaagagtttgtgtcttcatcaggtttgtagaaatgtagcactgcatcagtgtctcatcaatggatgctctgcagtgaatgggtgccgtcagaatgagagtctgataaaaacatcccaataatccacagcactccagtccatcagtgaacatctggagaagacaaaacctgaaacacatccagcattaagatgattttaactcaaacacatagagtctataatccagaataacacttcctccagtgaaacagtgttctggtctgaatcaggagagaaatctgcacagatcaagcagcgtttaaacagatctaaactaatctgtgagagacaacagcagatgcacgtcttcactggaggaagtgttattatgcattcagactgtaataataataataaaaacatcttagTGCTGGATTAGTTTCATTGCTGAGAcagtgatgcagtgctacatttctcacgatctgatgaagaaacaaactcatctacatctggaTGTTTCtcaacaaatgttatttttttttaattaaactattgttttaagccagtggttttcaacctgtgggtcgcggtggtattgcaggtgggccgccaattactattaaagggatactccaccgtgttttcatattaaactatgtttttcccttacctaagatgagttgatacatacctctctcgtctcagtgcgtgcactcgatcgctttggcgcgcggtgacactttgaaagcacttagcttagtccattcattcaatatgggccaagcagagaagctaccaaacacctccacggTTTCccgatttaaatacagttactcgcgtagtgtaactcgacctaggacggtaacacaaaacaaaacgttgtgcttttcTAAGCGTataaaatggataactatattgtgtgGCGGAAGACCATGGCAagtcttggcgcagtaatatcttcactagagggagcgggggccggtgagaggatttttcactagtgaagatattactgcgccaagacgaagtgcttacaagcacttacacttactatagtgattattttgacttatgtctgttctagagacgttacaactttttgataaagctctaattggttttcttttggaaatatgtttcaaattcatcctttttttttctgtccatatcgcacagccctagttcattcaataaatacagttaacaatctagcttctgagtactaagttattaacccaacaatagtggggtcagttattttttgcagtgggccgcgcaaacatatgtgtttggttgtgtggggcgtgagctgaaaaaggttgggaaccactgctttaagcattaaatataacatcattatatttattatcaaCTAAATTGAAAAGTCTGACTAGTAGTGTCTGTATCACAAATTCTGctttgtaaaatgaaaaaaaataaaaaagtaattcagcTCACTTTCTAGTTACTTACAGATAGGATCCAGGAAGAAAAAAGTGCTTCAGACCAATGGAGTGGTAAGGACAAATATTTACACTGATGTCTGAAATCTGTCTATGTGTGTCTATACCACTCTCAAGCTCTGCTCCAGTATAAACCTGCTGATTAATGAAGGTTCAGTGAAGCAGTCGATCACTGCTGCCCTCGGGACTCTACaccagagcaaacacacacacacacacacagagcttcaGACACTGGCAAACACAGCCAGGGATCTCAGAGCAGGTTTATAACACACCGCTTATATGTTTACAGGAAAACTGGAGCATCAGTGTGCTTTAACGTTCAAGAAAGACTACCTGAGCGAGGTGTCGTGTTCAGACACACGTCTGTGTTGTCGTCTGGAAAGACTCACTTTGTTATTGTCAGCTCATTTGTCAATGAATTATTAACCTGTGAATTATTATCCACGCTCTTGGATGCATATTTAAGTCAATGGCTCTGACCCAGAGTGCAAACAAAGCCCTGGCAGACCGTCTGAACATCACTTCATATACTCCTGCAGAACTCAAGACTAGATACAGAGACAGAAAACTACTTCTGATGTCTTCAGAGTATAGTTAAACTGATACTGCTCAATGTATTGATAAAAATttatgataaacaaaaaaataagtacttCTATTGAAATACattgcttttaaatatatttgtaattacacatttattctAATAAAGTTGCCATTTACTTGCCatttaccatacttggctgtatgacatgtcactttcacttcacgtTCATGTAGGAAATTTAAACGTATATtcactttaaatataatattgaataacacactAGATAAAATGAGAATCAATACTTTACATGTGTGTTAGTATCTTGGTTCATATTCAGTGATCGTGATTAGATCTGGTGTTTAAGCTGTAATTAAACTGGATGACTGTCAGCTTCTGGTTTCTGTGTGCAGCTCAAGCCGGTTCCTCAGAGTCGTCTGATCGTGTCTGCCAGATTCCTCAAGCCCATCAAAGAGCCCTGCGCTGTATTGTAAGAGCGGTTTACTGCTTTATTTCATCAGCATCACTGCAAACCTTCACTAGTTCAGTGATTCCAGTTTCCAGATTTAATCAAAGATCTCTGTGGGATATTAACAAGCTTCACGATTTCTCTCCCTCCTGTTGTTCAAAACAATGACATTGTTCTGTTTCTTTCTGTGAACTTCAGAGCAatcttattgcttttttttttgcacacagaaATCACTCACAGTGAGCACAGCGctcagaaaagagagaaaaaacactGGAAAGATTTACTGTAATACTGTAAACGCCATATTAAAACCACATTGTTTGTATTTTGTGATacaattttatagatttttatagaACAAGCAGATGTAGTtttttcattctcttttttttttattaaaaagtgactAAGCTTATTGTGATTATTGCATGGTATGTGTGCTACAAATGAAGATTTGATTCACACAACAACTGAAAACCAGACTGACTAAAATATCTTGGTTCATCCAAATGAAGAAGAACATAATAAAATGGAAAGTACATTCAGTAAATGGACAGCATATTTTGTCAGCTGGTTTTCTGCAGTGCTGAACAAATAAaagcagagatgtgtgtgtgtgtgtgtgtgtgtgtgtgtgtgtgtgtgtgtgtgtgtgtgtgtgtgtgtgtgtgtgtgtgtgtgtgtcagtgtcgtGGCCAATGGAGACGTCCTGAACCCAGTGGTGAGGTTGCTGATTCCCAGCCGTGTGATTGGTCAGTTTGAGCGGATTCTGGAGATGATCACAGAGAAAATGGGCCTGCGGATCATTGGGGGTGTCCGGAGGTACACAAGCACGAGCAATGGAGGACATTTATCCCATGGCATTAACAATCAAGTGAAATTAATTCATAGTGCTCAAAGGTTCTTTTctaaaatacagaagaaaaaaaaatcaagtgtaATGCTTCTGGCAGCTGGTTAATAAAATCAGAGCACAGCTCTCTCAGGCTAAATGTTTGAATGCATTTGTGCTCCGGTGTTTAGAGACGTCACAACCGTTTTAAAAATGAGATCGTTTTGATTACTTTGATTCTTGTGGTTCTCCAGGACACACTGTAGAAGTCTCATGAAATCACTCAGATGATGAGTATTtctacagtcatgcccacaaatattggcacccttggtaaatatgatcaaagaaggctgtgaaaattaatctgtgttgttaatccttttgatcttttatttaaaaaaaatataaaaaatgtttcatttcattggataataagaatttaaaatggggggaaatatcattatgaaataaatgtttttctctaatactcgttggacacaattattggcacccttttattcaatacttttggaaacctccatttgccagtttaacagctctaaatgttctcctataacacctgatgaggttagagaacacctgactagagatcagagaccattccttcatccagaatcactccagacccttcagattcccagcttctcctcttcagttcactcctctcattttctatgggttcaggtcagaggactggagtggtcatagcagaagcttggttttgagctcagtgacccatttcggtgttatttctgaggtttgtgtttggattattgtacggttgaatgatccaaacatggcccattataagatttctaacagagtcagtcacttactgattttttatctgttggtatttgatagaatccatgatgccatgtgtctacacaagatgtccaggacctccagcagaaatataggctcACCACATCAacaatacagctgtatatttcactgtacacatggggtactttttatccctgtgttcaccaaacccatcttgagtgtttactgctaaaaagctcatttttagtttcatctgaccatagaaacCAGTcctatttgaagttccagtcgtgtctgataactgaatatgctttagttcgTTTTTTAATGAGCTAGGATTATTTTTCtagtaaccctcccaaacaacatgtggtgatgtaggttctgtatgacatttttttaaaggttttctgaaccagaaactcaactattttctgcaattctccagctgtgatccttggagagtctttagccactcaaactctccttctcaccgtgcattaggacgatatagacacacatcctcttccaggcagttttcttacattttctgttgattggaaattcttaattattgccctggtggtggaaatgggaattttcactgctctagctcttttcttaaagccacttcaccaatttgtgaagctcaatcatcttttgctgcacatcagaaatatattctttggtttttctgattgtgatggatgattaagggcatttgggctttgttttccctctactttatatttctgtgaaacaggaagcaagggctggataatttcatgtttataatcatgctggggtgctcaaaattgtgaatatgaatgggaatatacttcagagatattttactcataagaatttctaggggtgccaataattgtgtccaacgagtatttgagaaaaacattaatttcataatgatatttcccctccgttttaaattctAGTTATccaattttttacataaaaaatcaaaaggattaacaatgcagattaattttcacagcctcatttgatcatatttgccaagggtgccaatatttgttgGCATGACTGTATGTTCCCTGAGCAGTATTTACCATCTTCTCGTTCAGTCTGTACACCTTTGAAGGGACTCTGGTTCTGGACGGAAAGGAGTTAGAAAACGGACAGTTTTACGTCGCTGTTGGCAGAGACAGATTCAAAAAGCTTCCATACAGCGAGCTGCTCTTCAGTAAAGCCATCGGCGTGAAGAGAGTGAACGGGTGAGAGAAAGACACAGTATTTCCTCTCGAGATGAAGGAAGTTTTCAAGCAGAATGTGACTGAATGTGATTTTAGGTCTAAAGCGGCGTCACTACCTCCGATATACAAATACAGACAGCAGAATGGAGATGTGAGTACCAAACATCATAGTACCAGAGGTTTGTGTTTTGAAGTGTGTACTCATTGCATGTTTGTGTTGTGAGGtggtgagtgagtgtgagtgtgcagCGGAGAAGAGCAGTCCTCCGGCGCAGAGCTGTAAAGAGCAGCTGTCGTCTGTGGTCCGAGAGATCTCACAGGCCAAGCTCATGAACATCCGCAAGAAGAGGAGCGGACTCACTCAGAACAACAGTAAGAGACACTGCAGCACAGCATGCACCACACTAGAGTATATACTGCTCAGACCGTGGAGCTCTGTCTGATGGTTTAATGATTGTGGagcaagtctcttctgctcagcaaggctgcaattattgattaaaaatgcagtaaaaactgcaatatttgtacaatttaaaacagctgttttccatgtgaatctctgttaaaatataatgtatttctgtgatgctccgctgtattttcagcatcattcctcctgtcttcagtgtcacatgatcttcagaaatcagaataatatgatgatttactgctcaagaaacatctctgattattatcaatgttgaacacagttgtgctgcacaatattttagtggaaacagtgatacataTTATAACATCAAATAAAGTTGagcaatatatacatttacagcaTTTAATTTTTAACCTCTGTTAATGATAGTTAACATAATGTTATGTCACTTGACAGTGCATTAACTATAACAGATataacttttgatttaaaaaaaaataaatctatcagtAAATCAACTGCAACAATTAATTAATGCtaaagaagtgtttttggttacactttatcttaaggtgtccttgttacagtgtaattatacttAAGTAcggagtaataataattaaatactagggatgcacgataatatcggcacaacatcggtattggtcgataaaagcttaaaatgacggCCGATAttaatatttctgccgatgagccaaaccgataggGGGCGTGTTTCATGTGCGCGCGACGACCATGAACGTAGCTTGAGCGCCAAAAACTTAAACTCACAACATGTCAGCTGTGTGGAGGCATTTCGAGATCTGTCAAACAGATAACAAAGTTgctatttgtaatatttgtaaagcacaagtGATGCGAGGAGGCGTAAAACAACAGTCTTTCAACACTACAAATATGATTACACATCTTAAGAGCCGTCATCCTGAGCAGAACcaagactttttaaaaagtaaGAAGGAAAAAATGCAGACAAAAACCCATCAGCAGCCTCTACTTCAGTCCTTTGACTAAGCTAGAAAATACAGCAGCGACCACCCAAAGGTAAAAGATCTTAACGAcaaaataattgaatttattgCCCTTGATAACCAGCCGTTTAGCGTGGTGGAAGATGTTGGCTTCAGGAGGCTAATGATGCACCTAGAGCCGCGGTATGCTATGCCTAGCCGGCGCTATTTTTCTGACGTGGCCTTACCTGAACTCCAGAGTGTTGTCGCCAGTCAAATTGAAAAGCTCCTTGCCGGCGCGTGTTACATTAGCTTCACCACGGACATTTGGACATCAAGCGTGAGTCCTGTAAGCATGTTGAGCCTCACTGCCCAGTGGATAGATGAAGATTTCACCCTTAAAAAAGCTGTCCTACACTCACAGGAATGCTCC encodes:
- the LOC128030114 gene encoding doublecortin domain-containing protein 2-like, which produces MSAEKPNFLSQPEVKNIYFYRNGDRYYEPRRLVINSKRVSTFDTLLREVTGGVRAPFGAVRSIYTPKAGHRVQSLEHLRSGEQYVAAGRESFKKIDYLQIGSRKKKVLQTNGVLKPVPQSRLIVSARFLKPIKEPCAVFVVANGDVLNPVVRLLIPSRVIGQFERILEMITEKMGLRIIGGVRSLYTFEGTLVLDGKELENGQFYVAVGRDRFKKLPYSELLFSKAIGVKRVNGSKAASLPPIYKYRQQNGDVVSECECAAEKSSPPAQSCKEQLSSVVREISQAKLMNIRKKRSGLTQNNNDAEDGRAEDEKSSPVQQGAEETTPDVDHSPTTEESACDGEEEKRPEEEKKEEEKKVEEKKEEEEKEEEKKEEEEKEEKKEEEEKEEEKKKEEEKEEEKEEERKEEEKKEEDEEIKEEGQASEPESNDDGEEKQDEEAEGGDEEEKPDEEEEKQENTENEGELTEENPDPGEDASSNTE